Part of the Paenibacillus sp. FSL R7-0273 genome is shown below.
CCTGGGAGTGTACCTGGCTGTGGTCGGTGTCACCATGAATATTATTTTATCGATCGGAGGGGATAAGCAATGGAGCTCCTGATGGCTGTGGCGGTAGGCATTTTATTCACTATAGGCATCTATCTTATCCTGTCAAAGAGTCTGCTGCGCATTGTGCTGGGAACATCCCTGCTGACACATGGTGTTCATTTGCTGCTTCTCACCATGGCTGGACTTAAGAGAGGCGCGGCGCCTGTATTGGGCGGTACAGCAGATACTTACGTAGATCCGCTGCCTCAGGCATTGATCCTGACCTCGATTGTAATCAGCTTTGGCGTTACGGCATTCTTCTTTGTGCTTGCGTACCGGTCTTATCAGACTTTAGGTACGGATGAAATAGACAGCATCAAGGAGGAGAAGGAATGAGTAATTTACTGGTGCTGCCTGTACTGATTCCTCTGGCTACTGCAGTTATTCTGATTTTCTTTAAGGAGAAGATCCGGCTGCAGCGCGGAATCAGTACTGCCAGCGGCTTACTGAATCTTTTTATATCCGTATTTTTAGTGCAACGCGTACATTCTGACGGCATACAGACCTTGCAGATGGGGGGCTGGGCTCCGCCCTACGGAATTGTGTTTGTAGGTGATATGTTTGCCGTGCTGCTGGTCATGATGGCATCACTTGTCAGCTTTGCCATCCTGTTGTATTCCTTCTCCAGTATTGGAGCAGAGCGTGAGCGGTTTTATTATTATTCTTTTTTTCATTTTCTGCTGGTAGGGGTATACGGCTCGTTCCTGACCGGTGACATTTTCAATTTGTTCGTGTTCTTTGAGGTTATGCTGATCTCGTCATACGCCTTGATTTCACTGGGAGGGACCCGGCTTCAGCTGCGCGAAACCTCTAAATATCTGCTGATTAACATTGTTTCGTCAACACTGTTCGTTGCTGCAGTTGCATATCTCTATGCTGCGGTCGGAACGCTCAATATGGCCCATCTGTCCCTGCGGATTGCGGAAGCGGGCCAGAACGGCGTGCTGAACGTAATTGCCATTTTGTTTCTCATTGTCTTTTCCCTGAAGGCGGGACTATTCCTGTTCTTTTGGCTTCCGGGCTCATACAGCGCGCCTCCGTCTGCAGTCAGGGCGTTGTTCGGAGCGCTGCTGACCAAGGTGGGATTGTATGCTATTATCCGTACCTTTACCCTGCTGTTTGTGAACGACCCGGGCTTTACGGGAGACTGGATTGCCTGGATGGCCGCAGCAACAATGATCCTGGGCGGAATCGGAGCGGTGGCCTACAAGGATATTCCGCGGATTCTGAACTACAATGTCATTATCAGTGTGGGGTTTGTGGCCTTCGGTTTGGCTGCGGGGACCGCCGATTCCCTGAATGGTGCAGTGTTCTATCTGCTGCACGATATGCTGGCGAAAGCACTCATGTTTATTCTCGGAGGAATGATTATTACGGCTGCGGGAACCGACCGGCTGGCCGGCATGGGCGGAATGATCAGAAGGTATCCGCTGCTCGGCTGGATGTTCTTTATACTTGCACTGGCTTTGGTCGGGATTCCCCCGCTGAGCGGCTTCGCCGGTAAGCTGCTTATTATCCGGGGCGCCCTGGATGCCGGTATGCTTATGCTTTCGCTTATCGCGCTCGGCTCAAGCTTTCTCGTGCTGTACTCGTTGATCAAAGTATTCAGGCTGGCCTTTTGGGGTGATGATCCTGAGATCGTAGTGCCAAAGGCAAGGGCAGGCATGAAAGGAACTTCAGCCGTGGCGGCCGTACTGCTGCTGCTCGTGATAATGATGGGCCTTAAATCAGAGGCCGTATATACCTATGTATCGCAAGCCGGTGAAGTTCTGGCCACCCCGGCACTTTATATTGAATCCGTGATGAAGGAGTAGAGGGAATGTTCCTGCAAATCCTGCTTAACCTGTTGATTGCCTTCTTGTGGATGTTCATTAATAATGATCTTTCTGTCTCAAGCTTCATCATCGGCTATTTGCTGGGTGTCGTTATCTTGCTGTTCCTGAGGAGATTGCGGAACCGCCCGTTTTATCTCAGGCGCTTATGGGCGGTGCTGAAGCTGATGCTTATTTTTATCCGGGAGCTGACGGTTTCGAACTTTGTAGTCATCGGCCACATAATCCGGCCAAAACTGGCTATACGCCCCGGGATATTTGCTTACGAGACCAAGCTGTCCTCAGCGTGGGAGGTCACCCTGCTGTCCTGTCTGATCTGTCTGACACCGGGAACCTTAACACTCGATGTTTCGGCAAATAACAAAATCCTCTATATCCACGCCATTGATATTAAGGATGCCGAGGAGATGGCACTGCAAATCAGAAGAAGCTTTGAGCAAACGATCATGGAGGTGACCCGCGGATGAACCAGCCGATATTAATGGCTGCCCTGGTCATTCTGGCCCTCGCACTGCTTGCCTGCCTGTTCCGGCTGCTGAAAGGGCCTACCCGCTCTGACCGGATTGCTGCACTGGATACGATCGGCATTCATGTACTGGCCATAATCGCAGTGGTATGCATGCTGCTGGATACACAGGATTTCCTGGAGATAATTTTGGTTATTGGAATTCTAACATTCATTGGAACCACTGCCCTGGCAAGATATATTGAGCGCGGCGTTGTGATAGAAGAGGAAGCGGGTGAGCAGAATGATCGTTGAAGTGCTTGGTAAAATTCTCGTGCTGATGGGCGCGGTTTTCTGCGGACTCAGTGCGTTCGGCTTAGTCCGGCTGCCTGATGTCTACCTGCGTTCACATGCGGCTACCAAAAGTGCAACGTTCGGGGTGTTGTGTGTACTGGGGGGAGCGTTTGTTTACTTTCTGTTCGCAGACGGGACATTCAGCATTAAGCTGCTGCTGGCAATAGTATTCGTATTCATTACCTCTCCGGTTGCAGGACACCTCAACGGCAGGGCAGCCTACCGTTCAGGAGTGCCTTTATGGACGGGGAGTGTCAGGGATGACCTGAAAGCCCGGCAGCAAAACCGGAGTGAAGATAACCTGTAGATAAAAAGTACACGCTGAATTCCATCAGGGAGGCGAGGGAACCAGAAATTCCGTATCCGGACATTAGGAGGAGTATTTATGATCATCGCCACTCAGCCTTACTATAAAGTTGAACGGATTGTAGCTGCTGATAGCATTGAGACCATTATTCATCAACGCTCACTCTGCTTGTACTCTGACCGGATAGAAACGGCCTACCGGGAATTTCAGCTGGCCGAAATCTTTGATATTTCCTTCCGGGATCTTGGACAAGGGCAAGGCGTTCTTTATCTGCATACTAAGCAGGGGGTCTATGCCTATCCTGTAGAAACGGCTGCGGAGCCGTTTATCACT
Proteins encoded:
- a CDS encoding Na(+)/H(+) antiporter subunit F1, encoding MNQPILMAALVILALALLACLFRLLKGPTRSDRIAALDTIGIHVLAIIAVVCMLLDTQDFLEIILVIGILTFIGTTALARYIERGVVIEEEAGEQNDR
- the mnhG gene encoding monovalent cation/H(+) antiporter subunit G; protein product: MIVEVLGKILVLMGAVFCGLSAFGLVRLPDVYLRSHAATKSATFGVLCVLGGAFVYFLFADGTFSIKLLLAIVFVFITSPVAGHLNGRAAYRSGVPLWTGSVRDDLKARQQNRSEDNL
- a CDS encoding Na(+)/H(+) antiporter subunit C, giving the protein MELLMAVAVGILFTIGIYLILSKSLLRIVLGTSLLTHGVHLLLLTMAGLKRGAAPVLGGTADTYVDPLPQALILTSIVISFGVTAFFFVLAYRSYQTLGTDEIDSIKEEKE
- a CDS encoding Na+/H+ antiporter subunit D, whose translation is MSNLLVLPVLIPLATAVILIFFKEKIRLQRGISTASGLLNLFISVFLVQRVHSDGIQTLQMGGWAPPYGIVFVGDMFAVLLVMMASLVSFAILLYSFSSIGAERERFYYYSFFHFLLVGVYGSFLTGDIFNLFVFFEVMLISSYALISLGGTRLQLRETSKYLLINIVSSTLFVAAVAYLYAAVGTLNMAHLSLRIAEAGQNGVLNVIAILFLIVFSLKAGLFLFFWLPGSYSAPPSAVRALFGALLTKVGLYAIIRTFTLLFVNDPGFTGDWIAWMAAATMILGGIGAVAYKDIPRILNYNVIISVGFVAFGLAAGTADSLNGAVFYLLHDMLAKALMFILGGMIITAAGTDRLAGMGGMIRRYPLLGWMFFILALALVGIPPLSGFAGKLLIIRGALDAGMLMLSLIALGSSFLVLYSLIKVFRLAFWGDDPEIVVPKARAGMKGTSAVAAVLLLLVIMMGLKSEAVYTYVSQAGEVLATPALYIESVMKE
- a CDS encoding Na+/H+ antiporter subunit E; this translates as MFLQILLNLLIAFLWMFINNDLSVSSFIIGYLLGVVILLFLRRLRNRPFYLRRLWAVLKLMLIFIRELTVSNFVVIGHIIRPKLAIRPGIFAYETKLSSAWEVTLLSCLICLTPGTLTLDVSANNKILYIHAIDIKDAEEMALQIRRSFEQTIMEVTRG